A segment of the Echinicola strongylocentroti genome:
CTTCAGATACAGTTTGTACTTTTTATTTGGGTTTATCTGTTTATCCACTTTTTCTACCTATTTGTCTCATCTATTGGGTTTTCCCATAGGAGTTCCAGAGGTTTTTGCTTGTCTATTTATCCCTGTGTTATATAAGGAATTTACTTATTTAAGGACTTCTCCTGTTACTGGAGGTTTTATCATTGCTTTTTTGGGACTTATCATTTTGGGAATTATGTTCAGTGGGGATGTCTATGCAGTAGTAGGCACTTCACGAGTTTACTTTTATATATTTTATTTTGCATTACTTTTTTCTAGGATAGACAAGATAGATACTACATCACTATTTATGGTTTCGGCAGGAGCCGTGATTGGAAGTGGATTTAGTAATTACCTGCTTGTTCTTCAGTTGGGACAAGAGGAAGTAAGGGGGTATTCTAATTTTATTGCCCTTTCTGTATTTGTCATTTATCCTTTGGTGAAGAAGAAAGTGATCTTGTTTTTAATTTGCTTAGGAATCGCTATTGTATTGGCTTTTTATTCGGGGCTTCGTCGACAGATCGTAGAGGTTGTTATCAGTTTGGTTTTCGGTTTGCTGATCCTTATGCTCTATAGAAAAGGGAAGTCGTTAAGCCTTATGTTTGTAGCTGTTGTTGTCGGTGTTTTCGCCTGGGCCAATATCTCCTTGATCGAACAATATTTGCTTGAAAATCATTTCTATTTGTGGCAAAGGGTCTTTTATAAAACTCAGATAGCAATGGAGGATGGAGGATCGGAGGGGTCACGGTATGAACACTTGGGATTGTTGCTTGATTATTTTGCGGAATGCATTTTTCCAAGAGGTTTTTTCCCGAGAGGGTCGAGTTTTTCTGTAGGAGATCATGGAGGTAGCACACTGGATTTTCCTCTATTTGAGTTATTATATACATTTAGTGCTTTTGGGATGGTGGTATTTATCCTATGGATGGTTTCCAGTTACGTGAAAAACCTTATGGTGCTTCTGTCTTTACCCAAAGGAGGCTATAGTGAAGAGTTAATGATTGTACTTTCATGTATCCCAGTGTTGCTGTTTGCTACATTTTTTGATGGTAGTTTTATTCAGTATTCCTTCGTAGCACCGTTTTCAGGGTATTTGTTTGGGAGGTTGTTTAGATTTTCATTTAGGAATGTTTACCAGAATTCACCCCGGATTTACCAGTGGTCGGCTTATACTTCAAATTCAAAAATGGAATGAATTCTAAACAGGAAATTTGCCTAATTTATAATTATGCCCAACACTACAGAGAAGGGGTGTTTACTGAGATGGACAGGGAATTGTCCTGTGATTTTTATTTCGGAGATAAGATGGGGGACGTCCGAAAGATGGATTATTCATTATTAAAGAATTTCAGAAAAGAAGTCAAGAACGTTAAGTTATTGCCACCGATTTACTGGCAAAAAGGAGCTTTGGCACTAGGCAACAAGCCCTATAAAAAATTCATCGTATTGGGAGAGTATTATTGTCTCTCGACATGGCTTCTTGCCTTCTGGTGTAAGGCAAATAAGCAAGAAATTTACTTTTGGACCCATGGATGGTATGGGAATGAGTCGACAACAAAGAAAATCGTAAAGAAAATATTTTTTGGTCTAGCAGATGGATTGTTGCTGTACGGCGACTATGCCAGGCGGTTAATGGTCAAAGAAGGGTTTTCGGATAAAAAATTAAAAGTTATTTATAATTCCTTGGACTATTCCCTGCAAGTAAACCTTCGGGAAAAACAGAGGGTAGATACTATTTATAGGGACCATTTCGGCAATAGTGACCCTGTATTGGTTTTTATTGGGAGGCTTTCGAAAGTTAAAAAGCTGGAAATGCTGATCCTAGCGATGAAGAGGTTGGAGATTTCGTACCATCAGCCAGTTAATTTAATCTTGGTAGGTGATGGGGAAGAGCGAAGTTTCTTGGAAAAAGAAGCGGCTAGATTTGGGCTTTCCGACCGGGTTTGGTTTTATGGCGCATTATACGATGAATCCCACATAGCCAATTTAATCTATAATGCGGATATCTGCGTAGCTCCGGGAAATGTAGGGTTGACTGCAATGCATTCCATGGTTTATGGGACACCGGTCATTACCCATAATGATTTTAAGTTTCAAATGCCCGAGTTTGAGGCCATTTCTCCAGGGGTAACGGGTGATTTTTTTGACAAGGGTGATCATGAACATTTGGCAAAAAAAATATACGAATGGCTTGAAAATGATTGGGATAGGGATGAGGTCAGGCTAAACTGTTTTAAGGTCATCGACACATATTATACCCCTACTTTTCAAATTAATGCGATTAAGGAATTCATATTGGATGAAGCAGATCATAAGGAAGTTTTACAGAAACACTAGAATGGCGCTTTTGCGTCGTCAAAAAAAATTAAAGTTTGTTCACAGGACATTTTATATGGGAAAAGGAGTCCGGGTTTCCGGTGATCTGAGAGCGGGGAGGTACGCGTATATTGGCCCGCATTCCATTATATACCCCAAGGTGACCATTGGGGACTATACCATGTTGGCCAATGACGTGTCCATTATCGGGGGGGACCATGATTACCTAAAGGCCGGCGTTCCTATCATTTTTGCGGGAAGAGGGCTGTTAAGTCCCACCAATATAGGAAAGGATGTGTGGATCGGTGCTCATGTAAAAATAAAAGCTGGGATTTCGATAGGAGATGGAGCCGTTATCGCTATGGGGTCGATCGTTACCAAGGATGTGGAGCCATACTCGGTCTATGCAGGTGTCCCTGCCAGAAAACTCAAAGACCGTTTTGATGATCATAAAGACCTGAACAAGCACAGGGCAATGCTGGAGAATTCACACGACCAAAATGCTTTTGATTTTGAGATGTTATGTAAATAGGGGCATTGAAGGAATTGACCCAGCGAAGTAGAAGAGAAATCTAATATATGGGCTTTGTAAGTAATCATTTACTGAATTTTTAATATATAAAACATGTATGCCGTAATCAAAAAACACTTTCCTTCACTCTTGAATTTGGGGGTTTTGTGGGTTTATGCCTTGGATTTTTATAAGTACACCAAACATTCTTCAGTGGCCAGGGAAGATACCTCAGTCAAGCTCGTAAGTAGAATAATTGCAGATTACCACGTGATAGAAAAGGGACTGACGATGCCCAGTGTCAGGCTAGGGTTTGGCGTGGCCAGAATGCATGCACTATTGGAAAGTATAAATGCTTATGTGGAACAATATGGTGCTACCAACGAACAGGTTTGCTGCGCCATTGGAGTAGTGAAGGAGTATAAGGATTTTCATACCCGCAATGACTACCAGATAGATGAGAATATCAGCAAGCAAATAACA
Coding sequences within it:
- a CDS encoding glycosyltransferase yields the protein MNSKQEICLIYNYAQHYREGVFTEMDRELSCDFYFGDKMGDVRKMDYSLLKNFRKEVKNVKLLPPIYWQKGALALGNKPYKKFIVLGEYYCLSTWLLAFWCKANKQEIYFWTHGWYGNESTTKKIVKKIFFGLADGLLLYGDYARRLMVKEGFSDKKLKVIYNSLDYSLQVNLREKQRVDTIYRDHFGNSDPVLVFIGRLSKVKKLEMLILAMKRLEISYHQPVNLILVGDGEERSFLEKEAARFGLSDRVWFYGALYDESHIANLIYNADICVAPGNVGLTAMHSMVYGTPVITHNDFKFQMPEFEAISPGVTGDFFDKGDHEHLAKKIYEWLENDWDRDEVRLNCFKVIDTYYTPTFQINAIKEFILDEADHKEVLQKH
- a CDS encoding acyltransferase, translating into MGKGVRVSGDLRAGRYAYIGPHSIIYPKVTIGDYTMLANDVSIIGGDHDYLKAGVPIIFAGRGLLSPTNIGKDVWIGAHVKIKAGISIGDGAVIAMGSIVTKDVEPYSVYAGVPARKLKDRFDDHKDLNKHRAMLENSHDQNAFDFEMLCK